One Odocoileus virginianus isolate 20LAN1187 ecotype Illinois chromosome 6, Ovbor_1.2, whole genome shotgun sequence DNA segment encodes these proteins:
- the LOC110140106 gene encoding ribonuclease pancreatic produces MALKSLVSLPLLVLVLLLVRVQPSLGKESAAAKFERQHMDPSPSSASSSNYCNQMMQSRNLTQDRCKPVNTFVHESLADVQAVCFQKNVACKNGQSNCYQSNSAMHITDCREGGNSKYPNCVYKTTQAQKHIIVACDGNPYVPVHFDASV; encoded by the coding sequence ATGGCTCTGAAGTCTCTAGTCTCGTTGCCACTGCTGGTCttggtgctgctgctggtgcGGGTCCAGCCTTCCCTGGGCAAGGAATCTGCAGCCGCCAAGTTTGAGCGGCAGCACATGGACCCCAGCCCGTCCTCTGCCAGCAGCTCCAACTACTGCAACCAGATGATGCAGAGCCGGAACCTGACCCAAGATCGGTGCAAGCCGGTGAACACCTTTGTGCACGAGTCCCTGGCTGATGTCCAGGCTGTGTGCTTCCAGAAAAATGTTGCCTGCAAGAATGGGCAGTCCAACTGCTACCAGAGCAACTCCGCTATGCATATCACAGACTGCCGCGAGGGTGGCAACTCCAAGTACCCCAACTGTGTCTACAAGACCACCCAGGCGCAGAAACACATCATTGTGGCTTGCGACGGAAACCCTTACGTGCCAGTCCACTTCGACGCTTCAGTGTAG
- the RNASE6 gene encoding ribonuclease K6 isoform X1, producing MRESGKARERLSLNKSPRKVWNPSPHRQTYHAWDENNRQKLLVLGLTTAARATLWRPEKMGPHLLGRSSLLLLLLGMWWAVRPLGAVPKGLTKARWFEIQHIQPRLLPCNKAMSGVNNYTRHCKPENTFLHNSFQDVIAVCDLPNIICKNGQHNCHQSPKPVNLTQCNLIAGRYPDCRYHDAAQYKFFVVACDPPQKTDPPYHLVPVHLDKIV from the exons GGTTTGGAACCCTTCCCCACACAGGCAGACCTACCATGCCTGGGATGAGAACAACAGACAAAAGCTTCTGGTCCTGGGACTAACTACTGCTGCTAGAGCCACATTGTGGAGACCTG AAAAGATGGGGCCACATCTTCTGGGACGTTCTTCTCTCCTCTTATTGCTGCTGGGAATGTGGTGGGCAGTGCGTCCTCTTGGTGCTGTGCCAAAAGGTCTCACCAAGGCTCGCTGGTTTGAAATTCAGCACATACAGCCAAGGCTTCTCCCATGCAACAAGGCAATGAGTGGCGTCAATAACTATACGCGGCACTGCAAGCCTGAAAACACCTTTCTGCACAACTCCTTCCAGGATGTGATTGCTGTCTGTGATTTGCCCAACATCATCTGTAAGAATGGCCAGCACAACTGTCACCAGAGTCCAAAGCCTGTCAACCTGACTCAGTGCAATTTAATTGCGGGAAGGTATCCTGACTGCCGCTACCATGACGCTGCTCAATACAAGTTCTTCGTTGTCGCCTGTGACCCCCCTCAGAAGACCGACCCCCCTTACCATTTGGTTCCTGTACACTTAGATAAGATTGTTTAA
- the RNASE6 gene encoding ribonuclease K6 isoform X2 codes for MRQEPWLEVWNPSPHRQTYHAWDENNRQKLLVLGLTTAARATLWRPEKMGPHLLGRSSLLLLLLGMWWAVRPLGAVPKGLTKARWFEIQHIQPRLLPCNKAMSGVNNYTRHCKPENTFLHNSFQDVIAVCDLPNIICKNGQHNCHQSPKPVNLTQCNLIAGRYPDCRYHDAAQYKFFVVACDPPQKTDPPYHLVPVHLDKIV; via the exons atgcggcaggagccctggctcga GGTTTGGAACCCTTCCCCACACAGGCAGACCTACCATGCCTGGGATGAGAACAACAGACAAAAGCTTCTGGTCCTGGGACTAACTACTGCTGCTAGAGCCACATTGTGGAGACCTG AAAAGATGGGGCCACATCTTCTGGGACGTTCTTCTCTCCTCTTATTGCTGCTGGGAATGTGGTGGGCAGTGCGTCCTCTTGGTGCTGTGCCAAAAGGTCTCACCAAGGCTCGCTGGTTTGAAATTCAGCACATACAGCCAAGGCTTCTCCCATGCAACAAGGCAATGAGTGGCGTCAATAACTATACGCGGCACTGCAAGCCTGAAAACACCTTTCTGCACAACTCCTTCCAGGATGTGATTGCTGTCTGTGATTTGCCCAACATCATCTGTAAGAATGGCCAGCACAACTGTCACCAGAGTCCAAAGCCTGTCAACCTGACTCAGTGCAATTTAATTGCGGGAAGGTATCCTGACTGCCGCTACCATGACGCTGCTCAATACAAGTTCTTCGTTGTCGCCTGTGACCCCCCTCAGAAGACCGACCCCCCTTACCATTTGGTTCCTGTACACTTAGATAAGATTGTTTAA
- the RNASE6 gene encoding ribonuclease K6 isoform X3, with protein MGPHLLGRSSLLLLLLGMWWAVRPLGAVPKGLTKARWFEIQHIQPRLLPCNKAMSGVNNYTRHCKPENTFLHNSFQDVIAVCDLPNIICKNGQHNCHQSPKPVNLTQCNLIAGRYPDCRYHDAAQYKFFVVACDPPQKTDPPYHLVPVHLDKIV; from the coding sequence ATGGGGCCACATCTTCTGGGACGTTCTTCTCTCCTCTTATTGCTGCTGGGAATGTGGTGGGCAGTGCGTCCTCTTGGTGCTGTGCCAAAAGGTCTCACCAAGGCTCGCTGGTTTGAAATTCAGCACATACAGCCAAGGCTTCTCCCATGCAACAAGGCAATGAGTGGCGTCAATAACTATACGCGGCACTGCAAGCCTGAAAACACCTTTCTGCACAACTCCTTCCAGGATGTGATTGCTGTCTGTGATTTGCCCAACATCATCTGTAAGAATGGCCAGCACAACTGTCACCAGAGTCCAAAGCCTGTCAACCTGACTCAGTGCAATTTAATTGCGGGAAGGTATCCTGACTGCCGCTACCATGACGCTGCTCAATACAAGTTCTTCGTTGTCGCCTGTGACCCCCCTCAGAAGACCGACCCCCCTTACCATTTGGTTCCTGTACACTTAGATAAGATTGTTTAA